A part of Vulcanisaeta moutnovskia 768-28 genomic DNA contains:
- the cca gene encoding CCA tRNA nucleotidyltransferase: MNIEDVISEAVKIVTPDLEEKTKVINMANEVVKLITDGLLKRNYRDFAVTIQGSVAKDTWLPGDRDIDIFIVLPKDYLNKIRDGSIINDLMNIAIENNINWSIKYAQHPYIQLLINDFEIDVVPCIRINPGERPLTAADRTPLHTDFVNKKLGQRNTDVRLLKAFFKSVGVYGAEIRVQGFSGYVSELLVIHYGSFLDTIRAISNWSVRHVFIDMTSTYNEKDAVKKFKSPVIIIDPVDPNRNAAASISRDTLAMAIAASREFLRNPRVEFFMRTRKVVKPTFVLPTVVIKIPYPTNTSPDIVWGEIKKLMASLTKNLKKLDFKVIRSMAWSDDKSIILLMISFNELELPQYELHEGPPVNSDAAERFIKKYINEQNIIGPFIRGSRWFVVRSRRFFDAVNAIRYLVSTVSLRHLRSSLNNAEYMKLKTPSDLEIFSLNERAIVEEFLWSRPWWLI, translated from the coding sequence GTGAATATTGAGGATGTAATTTCAGAGGCTGTGAAGATAGTCACGCCAGACCTTGAGGAAAAAACCAAGGTAATTAACATGGCTAATGAAGTAGTTAAGTTAATTACAGATGGGTTACTAAAACGTAATTATAGGGATTTTGCTGTAACGATACAGGGCTCGGTAGCTAAGGATACCTGGTTACCTGGTGATAGGGATATTGATATTTTCATCGTATTGCCTAAGGATTATCTTAACAAAATTAGGGATGGTAGCATAATTAATGATTTAATGAATATAGCGATTGAAAATAATATTAATTGGAGTATTAAGTATGCTCAGCATCCTTACATTCAATTACTAATTAATGACTTCGAAATAGACGTAGTGCCATGTATTCGTATCAATCCTGGTGAACGGCCATTAACTGCAGCCGATAGAACCCCATTGCACACTGATTTTGTGAATAAAAAACTTGGTCAGAGAAATACTGATGTTAGGTTGTTAAAGGCTTTCTTTAAATCGGTGGGTGTTTATGGCGCTGAGATTAGGGTACAGGGTTTTAGCGGTTATGTGAGTGAACTTCTAGTGATACACTATGGTTCATTTCTTGATACAATAAGGGCTATCAGTAATTGGTCAGTAAGGCACGTATTTATAGACATGACAAGTACTTACAATGAGAAGGATGCGGTAAAGAAATTCAAGTCACCTGTTATAATAATAGACCCCGTAGATCCTAATCGTAATGCAGCGGCATCAATAAGCAGGGATACTTTAGCTATGGCCATAGCTGCATCGCGAGAATTCCTTAGGAATCCACGAGTAGAGTTCTTTATGAGAACACGTAAGGTAGTGAAACCCACATTCGTGCTTCCAACGGTCGTAATAAAAATACCATATCCAACAAATACATCACCAGACATTGTGTGGGGTGAAATTAAGAAATTAATGGCTTCATTAACTAAGAATCTCAAGAAGCTCGATTTTAAGGTTATCCGATCAATGGCATGGAGTGACGATAAATCAATAATCCTCTTAATGATATCCTTCAACGAATTAGAACTTCCTCAATATGAACTACATGAAGGACCTCCCGTGAATTCAGATGCTGCCGAGAGGTTCATTAAGAAGTATATTAATGAACAAAATATTATTGGCCCATTCATAAGGGGTTCACGATGGTTTGTGGTTAGGAGTAGGAGATTTTTTGATGCCGTTAATGCAATAAGGTATTTAGTATCTACCGTATCGTTAAGGCATCTAAGAAGTTCCCTAAATAATGCTGAATATATGAAGTTAAAGACACCTAGTGATTTAGAGATTTTCAGTTTGAATGAGAGAGCTATTGTTGAAGAATTTCTTTGGTCAAGACCCTGGTGGTTGATTTAG
- a CDS encoding DUF2258 domain-containing protein produces MSWKPSEDVERDKERTVEYEKLYSGFTFQGPLTVELRTGIIIAARFADKLRRAAFAAFSKMVPEDVILRDIAELNKAVYDEMIKRNIDKLALVRISIVVSYDQKANRLNFSNLKIERLYTEDEVNKAIEERCGELERKIERIRSIIGSI; encoded by the coding sequence ATGTCTTGGAAACCCAGTGAAGATGTAGAACGAGATAAGGAGCGAACCGTAGAATATGAGAAACTATACAGTGGCTTCACATTCCAAGGGCCATTAACTGTCGAGTTAAGGACAGGCATAATCATAGCAGCAAGATTCGCCGATAAATTAAGGCGTGCTGCATTCGCAGCTTTTTCAAAGATGGTTCCTGAAGATGTGATACTCAGGGATATTGCCGAGTTGAATAAGGCCGTATACGATGAGATGATTAAGAGAAACATCGATAAGTTAGCTCTCGTGAGGATTAGCATCGTAGTATCATACGACCAAAAGGCAAACAGGCTTAACTTCTCTAATTTAAAGATTGAGAGACTGTATACGGAGGACGAGGTTAATAAGGCCATTGAGGAAAGATGCGGTGAGTTAGAGAGGAAGATTGAGAGAATAAGGAGTATAATAGGCTCGATATAA
- a CDS encoding DUF373 family protein, producing MSKLVRRLIVLYVDRDNDVGERLGVPTPIIGRGNVLKVATEYILRYPDDSDANAMFGAVQLYDTLISTFGAENVEIAVVTGTSSEDVTADMKILNEVDKVLQVFDADGFIVVSDGPSDEVVVPLIQSRRPVVSVRRIVVKQTRGFEEFAVLAKYYIGKLFSEPKYRRYALGVPGALLLIYGTFYSIWPYIPIIIRTMIIASITILLGAVFMLYGFNLHNSLLRFIRMYETTFFISALSVFFAIVYLLSTYYILHQAIPIWGELNIFDLMGLVIGAILTVNVIEVYIKYKVKPFGRVAADVLLTMFLLFVAGDLAGYMLGKVGTYVLLFNLTIYTVVGLITLIVLSILRNKYGKVKSRGKPGPKGSGLR from the coding sequence ATGTCTAAGCTCGTAAGAAGATTAATTGTGCTGTATGTTGATAGGGACAATGATGTAGGCGAGAGACTTGGCGTTCCAACACCGATTATAGGCAGGGGTAATGTACTTAAGGTAGCCACAGAATACATACTTAGGTATCCAGATGATTCCGATGCTAACGCCATGTTTGGCGCGGTACAATTATATGATACATTAATATCAACATTTGGCGCAGAGAATGTAGAAATTGCGGTGGTTACGGGAACGAGTTCAGAGGATGTCACTGCCGACATGAAGATACTTAATGAAGTTGATAAGGTGCTTCAAGTTTTTGATGCTGATGGCTTTATCGTGGTATCTGATGGACCATCTGACGAGGTTGTTGTTCCACTTATTCAATCGAGAAGACCCGTTGTCTCTGTTAGAAGAATTGTTGTTAAACAAACCAGGGGTTTTGAGGAATTCGCTGTGCTTGCCAAGTACTACATTGGTAAATTATTCAGTGAACCTAAGTATAGAAGATATGCACTCGGCGTACCCGGAGCCTTATTACTGATTTATGGTACGTTCTATAGTATATGGCCGTACATACCCATTATCATTAGAACCATGATAATAGCTAGTATAACAATATTACTCGGCGCGGTATTTATGCTCTACGGTTTTAATCTTCATAATAGCTTACTCCGATTTATCAGAATGTATGAAACAACGTTTTTCATATCAGCACTTTCAGTCTTCTTTGCAATAGTATACTTGCTATCTACCTATTATATACTACATCAAGCCATACCAATTTGGGGTGAATTGAATATATTTGATTTAATGGGGCTTGTAATTGGTGCAATACTTACAGTTAATGTAATCGAGGTTTACATTAAGTATAAAGTAAAGCCATTTGGTAGGGTAGCTGCTGATGTGCTTTTAACGATGTTCCTATTATTTGTAGCTGGTGATTTAGCTGGTTATATGCTTGGTAAGGTGGGTACGTACGTACTACTTTTCAATTTAACAATATATACTGTGGTAGGATTAATAACATTGATAGTATTAAGTATATTAAGAAACAAGTATGGTAAGGTTAAGAGTAGAGGTAAGCCGGGACCTAAAGGCTCTGGCTTACGGTGA
- a CDS encoding Trm112 family protein, whose amino-acid sequence MKYRLMDVLACPYDKTFPLTLIVLREKEYPERKYEWNRRPFCEEYCALKNVFIKNYPNPQELPCDECIKKEVVEGILYCTKCGRWYPIKDEIPILLPDELRNKEEDKAFLDKVRDQLIKVNPELGNKILREGKPTNLST is encoded by the coding sequence GTGAAATACAGACTAATGGATGTATTGGCATGCCCATACGACAAGACATTCCCATTAACGCTAATAGTGCTTAGGGAGAAGGAGTATCCTGAACGAAAATATGAATGGAATAGGAGGCCATTCTGTGAGGAGTACTGTGCACTTAAGAATGTCTTCATAAAGAATTACCCAAACCCGCAGGAACTACCCTGCGACGAGTGCATTAAGAAGGAGGTTGTTGAGGGCATACTTTACTGCACTAAGTGCGGTCGTTGGTACCCAATTAAGGATGAGATACCAATATTATTACCTGATGAACTCAGGAATAAGGAGGAGGATAAGGCCTTCCTAGATAAAGTTAGGGATCAATTAATTAAGGTCAATCCTGAACTCGGAAATAAAATATTGAGGGAAGGAAAACCAACTAACCTATCAACATAG
- a CDS encoding TRM11 family SAM-dependent methyltransferase, with amino-acid sequence MVRLRVEVSRDLKALAYGELESLCELSDGSLDLIDDTKDLIINYKGSLESLKRRFCRAALIRRAWVIDDTNETLFAELDRSRYRTLKRGRKDNIVSIDLRIARLLVNLARTNENEVFLDPFVGSGIIAQEAMLVGAHVIGIDTNPRYLSMVGSGVYTDSINSDSLLSPIKDNSIHSIATDPPYNRLSISNIDLDSFYRKFAEESFRILRRGGYIAFSHPTYVDSLDWFLNLGFELVISGLQYVHGGLTRLIYVFRKP; translated from the coding sequence ATGGTAAGGTTAAGAGTAGAGGTAAGCCGGGACCTAAAGGCTCTGGCTTACGGTGAATTAGAATCACTGTGTGAATTATCCGATGGGTCCCTGGATCTTATTGATGATACCAAGGATTTAATAATAAATTATAAGGGTAGCCTTGAATCCCTAAAAAGAAGATTCTGTAGAGCGGCATTGATTAGGCGTGCATGGGTCATTGATGATACTAACGAAACACTCTTTGCAGAACTTGACAGATCGAGGTATAGGACCCTAAAGCGAGGCAGAAAGGATAATATCGTTAGTATTGACTTACGTATAGCCAGATTACTCGTTAACTTAGCAAGAACTAATGAGAATGAAGTTTTCCTTGACCCATTCGTAGGCTCTGGAATAATCGCGCAGGAGGCTATGCTAGTTGGCGCTCACGTAATTGGGATTGATACAAATCCGAGATACTTAAGTATGGTAGGTAGTGGTGTGTATACCGATTCGATAAACTCAGACTCTCTCCTGAGCCCTATTAAGGATAATTCAATTCATTCAATAGCCACAGACCCTCCATACAATAGACTATCAATAAGTAATATAGATTTGGACTCATTTTATAGAAAATTCGCCGAAGAATCCTTCAGAATATTAAGAAGAGGTGGTTACATAGCCTTCTCGCATCCTACCTATGTTGATTCCCTTGATTGGTTCTTAAACTTAGGCTTTGAGTTAGTAATTAGTGGTTTGCAGTACGTCCATGGTGGCTTAACACGATTGATATATGTTTTTAGAAAACCTTAG
- a CDS encoding coiled-coil protein gives MPILNEEELENKIKELSGEVLKVRNEIGEKEKERESLRNELNKTREELSAVINQLNNKRTELGSIKEEINKLRKSRDDAVNTLKQLKNRRVELLQRIKELMDKVRKYRELLKMINDLIGGKPVDKDKLKELIDKLEFEHEISPTDPEREWEFFRTIQQLEKELNAAEVLSRIKEYISNSSQEIEKIRKERTEIVQQMRDLYSNALANIKMQLEELKKKRESIVNEIIQLKSKRDSLKARRDELKVKILSRSAEIKELRARLKELNDELNKYQLLLAAARKSKNLVVKKQEEAKMKEEMKKKAEEGLQKLMKGERVSLNDLLGLELDEDNEK, from the coding sequence ATGCCAATTTTAAATGAGGAGGAGCTAGAGAATAAGATTAAGGAATTGAGTGGTGAAGTTCTTAAGGTTAGAAATGAAATCGGCGAGAAGGAGAAAGAGAGGGAGAGTCTTCGTAATGAATTGAATAAAACTAGAGAGGAATTAAGCGCAGTAATAAATCAACTCAATAATAAGAGGACAGAGTTAGGAAGTATTAAGGAGGAAATAAATAAGTTAAGAAAGAGCAGAGATGATGCCGTAAACACACTAAAGCAACTTAAGAATAGGAGAGTGGAGCTTCTTCAGAGGATTAAGGAGTTGATGGATAAGGTAAGGAAGTATAGGGAATTGCTAAAGATGATTAATGATTTGATTGGTGGTAAGCCTGTTGATAAGGATAAGTTGAAGGAATTAATAGATAAGCTTGAGTTTGAGCATGAAATATCACCCACAGACCCTGAGAGGGAGTGGGAGTTCTTTAGGACAATACAGCAATTAGAGAAGGAGTTAAACGCGGCTGAGGTGCTCTCAAGGATTAAGGAATATATAAGTAATAGTTCTCAGGAAATTGAGAAAATACGTAAAGAAAGGACGGAAATAGTGCAGCAGATGAGGGATCTCTACAGTAATGCTCTTGCTAATATTAAGATGCAATTGGAGGAACTTAAGAAAAAAAGGGAGTCCATTGTTAATGAAATCATTCAATTAAAGAGTAAGAGGGATTCACTTAAGGCTAGGCGTGATGAATTAAAGGTTAAGATACTGAGTAGGTCCGCTGAAATAAAGGAGTTAAGGGCTAGGTTAAAGGAATTGAATGATGAATTAAATAAGTACCAACTGCTTTTAGCGGCAGCACGTAAATCCAAGAACCTAGTTGTTAAGAAGCAGGAGGAGGCCAAGATGAAGGAGGAGATGAAGAAAAAGGCTGAGGAGGGGCTTCAGAAATTAATGAAAGGTGAAAGAGTATCACTGAATGATTTATTAGGGCTGGAGTTAGATGAAGATAATGAGAAGTAG
- a CDS encoding zinc ribbon domain-containing protein, with protein sequence MSKAIEYNVPVIFVNPRNTSSKCPRCGSKLEYVNRLAHCPDCGFIADRDAVGAMNVWLKAHVGAPGSSPNALPMKDEAMTEGRKTREG encoded by the coding sequence GTGAGTAAAGCAATTGAGTATAACGTGCCAGTCATATTCGTCAATCCAAGGAACACATCAAGCAAATGCCCGAGGTGCGGCTCGAAGCTAGAATACGTGAATAGGTTGGCTCACTGCCCAGACTGTGGCTTTATCGCTGATAGGGATGCGGTTGGTGCAATGAACGTATGGCTCAAGGCGCATGTGGGGGCGCCTGGGTCATCCCCGAACGCCCTCCCAATGAAGGATGAAGCCATGACAGAGGGAAGGAAAACTCGTGAGGGATGA
- a CDS encoding DUF211 domain-containing protein has protein sequence MSGLRRVVLDVDIPSSVSTVELANRLGRVSGVKAVNVTVTDTDVEVLGLVIVVEGDNINYDEVRRVIEDLGGAIRSIDQVVVGDYLLELNPQLLKER, from the coding sequence TTGAGTGGGTTACGTAGGGTTGTGCTTGATGTTGATATACCAAGTAGTGTCTCCACAGTGGAGCTCGCAAATAGGTTAGGAAGGGTTAGTGGTGTTAAGGCTGTTAATGTTACCGTTACCGACACTGATGTTGAGGTTCTAGGCCTGGTAATTGTCGTTGAGGGTGATAATATAAATTATGATGAGGTGAGGAGGGTTATTGAGGACTTGGGTGGCGCTATTAGGAGTATTGACCAGGTAGTGGTTGGGGATTACTTGCTTGAGCTTAATCCTCAGTTGCTTAAGGAGAGGTGA
- a CDS encoding succinate dehydrogenase/fumarate reductase flavoprotein subunit, with protein MTEVLKYDLIIIGSGLAGLRSAFEAARVSQGKIRIAVLSKVHAMRSHSVSAEGGASAVLYPKETGDSFDLHAYDTVKGSDFLADQDAVELLVREAPKEIIFMDHLGVPWSRDEKGRILQRPFGGMSIPRTTFAQDKSGFFLMSTLYDNVLRFDNIEMLHEYFVTSLIMNNGVFRGVTAIDLRTGEFKAILAKAGIIATGGNGRVYKFTTMAWSSTGDGFSLAYRAGIPLKDMEFPQFHPTALVPNGILITEGARGEGGYLVNKEGERFMKNYAPSKMELAPRDIVSRAIVTECLQGRGFVDEESGLCYVLLDLRHLGEERINKRLPMIREIVIKTLGIDPVDEPIPVRPAMHYMMGGIHVDLYGQVMLDEEKTRVPNLWAVGEAANVSVHGANRLGSNSLSDCLVWGRIDGAAAARYAMSAPDSMLEYTGDIAAKVANEESRIFDKLLHKEVGAENPYSIREDMNRTMDTYVYVFRDKSGLEEAYSTIKRLRERFQNVRIEDKGKYYNTNLRDVLELDFLLEQAELIIVGAITRTESRGAHYRLDYPKRDDANWLKHTIYFYTPDGPRISYAPVRITRWKPEERKY; from the coding sequence ATGACTGAAGTGCTTAAGTACGATCTAATAATTATTGGGTCAGGCCTAGCGGGTTTAAGGTCAGCATTTGAAGCTGCCAGAGTCTCGCAGGGCAAGATAAGAATTGCCGTTTTATCCAAGGTGCATGCAATGAGAAGTCACTCCGTCAGTGCTGAAGGTGGTGCAAGCGCAGTCCTCTACCCAAAGGAGACAGGTGATAGTTTTGATTTGCATGCATACGATACTGTTAAGGGCAGTGACTTTCTGGCTGATCAAGACGCTGTTGAGCTACTCGTACGAGAGGCCCCTAAGGAAATAATATTCATGGATCATCTGGGCGTTCCCTGGTCAAGGGATGAAAAAGGCAGGATATTACAGAGACCATTTGGCGGAATGTCAATTCCCAGAACCACCTTCGCCCAAGATAAAAGTGGCTTCTTCTTAATGAGTACGCTATATGACAACGTACTTAGATTTGATAATATTGAAATGCTTCATGAATACTTCGTCACATCATTAATAATGAATAACGGAGTATTTAGGGGAGTTACTGCCATAGACCTAAGGACAGGAGAATTCAAGGCAATACTTGCTAAGGCAGGTATAATCGCGACTGGAGGTAACGGTAGAGTTTATAAATTCACAACAATGGCCTGGTCATCTACCGGTGATGGCTTTTCCCTAGCTTATAGGGCAGGTATACCACTTAAGGACATGGAGTTTCCGCAATTCCATCCAACGGCTTTAGTGCCTAACGGCATATTAATAACGGAGGGCGCCAGAGGCGAGGGCGGTTACTTGGTTAATAAGGAGGGCGAGAGGTTCATGAAGAATTATGCGCCAAGTAAGATGGAACTCGCGCCTAGGGACATAGTTAGCAGGGCAATAGTTACTGAGTGCCTACAGGGCAGGGGCTTTGTGGATGAGGAGTCTGGACTTTGTTATGTATTGCTTGATTTAAGGCATCTTGGTGAAGAGAGAATAAATAAGAGATTACCAATGATTAGGGAGATAGTAATTAAGACGCTGGGTATTGACCCAGTTGATGAGCCGATACCTGTTAGACCAGCAATGCATTATATGATGGGCGGCATACATGTTGATCTATATGGACAGGTAATGCTCGATGAGGAAAAGACGAGAGTACCTAACTTATGGGCTGTTGGTGAAGCCGCTAACGTAAGTGTTCATGGAGCCAATAGGTTAGGTAGTAATTCATTAAGTGATTGCCTTGTGTGGGGTAGGATTGATGGTGCTGCTGCCGCTAGGTACGCAATGTCAGCTCCAGACTCAATGCTTGAATATACTGGCGACATAGCAGCAAAAGTGGCTAATGAGGAAAGTAGGATATTCGATAAACTACTGCACAAGGAAGTTGGTGCTGAAAACCCATACTCTATTAGGGAGGATATGAATAGGACCATGGACACGTATGTGTACGTATTTAGAGACAAGAGTGGACTAGAGGAGGCATACTCAACTATAAAGAGGTTGAGGGAAAGGTTCCAGAATGTTAGGATTGAGGATAAGGGCAAATATTACAACACTAACCTTAGAGACGTGCTAGAGCTTGACTTCTTACTTGAGCAGGCTGAATTGATAATTGTTGGCGCAATAACAAGGACCGAATCAAGAGGTGCCCATTATAGGCTTGATTATCCAAAGAGAGATGATGCTAATTGGCTGAAGCATACAATATACTTCTACACACCTGATGGGCCGAGAATAAGCTATGCGCCGGTTCGTATAACGAGATGGAAACCTGAGGAAAGAAAGTACTAG
- a CDS encoding orotidine 5'-phosphate decarboxylase / HUMPS family protein — translation MKLQVALDLTEPSLAVDLARKLCTARVVDIVEAGTPLIKSAGIFIVSALRIACPNAEIMADLKTMDVGALEARLAINSGANIVSVLGAAANETISEFINEARRLNGKSLVDMISVKDPITRVKELLSIGLRPDYVGLHLGIDVQRSRGLTIEDLINEAINIKNNFDLAVAIAGGIDEKIAPKIRGTNIDIVVVGRAITQAADPVMAARVIRNSLGIN, via the coding sequence TTGAAATTACAAGTAGCGCTCGACCTTACAGAGCCTAGTTTGGCTGTTGACTTGGCACGTAAACTATGCACTGCAAGGGTTGTGGACATAGTTGAGGCGGGCACTCCATTAATAAAGTCAGCAGGGATATTCATAGTTAGCGCACTAAGAATTGCCTGCCCTAATGCAGAGATAATGGCTGATTTAAAAACAATGGATGTTGGTGCGCTTGAAGCAAGACTGGCAATTAATTCCGGTGCTAATATAGTTAGTGTTTTGGGTGCCGCAGCCAATGAAACAATAAGTGAGTTTATAAACGAGGCTAGGAGACTTAATGGCAAGTCGTTAGTTGACATGATAAGTGTTAAGGACCCCATTACTAGGGTTAAGGAGTTGCTTAGTATTGGGTTGAGACCTGACTATGTTGGTCTTCATCTAGGCATTGATGTTCAGAGGAGTAGGGGTTTAACCATTGAGGATTTAATAAATGAGGCCATAAATATTAAGAATAATTTTGACCTAGCTGTGGCCATAGCAGGTGGTATTGATGAAAAAATAGCACCTAAAATAAGGGGTACTAATATCGATATTGTGGTTGTTGGAAGGGCAATAACACAGGCAGCAGACCCAGTAATGGCTGCTAGGGTCATAAGGAATTCTCTCGGTATTAACTAA
- a CDS encoding SagB/ThcOx family dehydrogenase, with product MCEDEALRDIIPSEALSMFKKLISKDIGIACDFLMRHYRNEYWSRRVGTMPSLRRTRGNYVIKLPNPKPITMAVSNVITVRRSAEDFIDESINIDDLATILYLGLGITGWTQAYGLGKYPLRAYPSAGALQPIEAYPVVHNVVGLKEGLYRYDPFNHALETLKLGKYNSLMVDLALGQDHVGRASVVVILTAFYSRTRWKYWKRALRYVLLDAGATMENIYLAAIGLELSVRAVGAFYDNELCRFLGIDCIEEFPVLLMLIGKEARGF from the coding sequence ATGTGCGAGGATGAGGCATTAAGGGATATCATACCCAGTGAGGCATTGTCCATGTTTAAGAAGCTCATAAGTAAAGATATCGGCATAGCATGCGACTTCCTAATGAGACATTACAGGAATGAGTATTGGTCCAGGAGAGTTGGTACGATGCCTTCGTTGAGAAGGACCAGGGGTAATTACGTGATTAAATTGCCAAATCCTAAGCCCATTACCATGGCTGTGAGTAATGTAATCACCGTAAGAAGAAGTGCGGAGGATTTTATTGATGAGTCAATAAACATCGATGACTTAGCAACCATACTTTACCTGGGTCTAGGCATTACTGGTTGGACCCAGGCCTATGGATTAGGTAAATACCCACTACGTGCATATCCATCAGCGGGAGCTTTACAACCCATTGAGGCCTATCCAGTGGTTCACAACGTGGTGGGGTTAAAGGAGGGACTCTATCGCTATGACCCATTCAATCACGCACTAGAGACCCTTAAACTAGGTAAATATAATTCATTAATGGTTGACCTAGCCCTTGGGCAGGACCACGTTGGTAGGGCGTCAGTAGTCGTCATACTCACGGCATTCTATTCACGAACACGTTGGAAATATTGGAAGAGGGCTTTGAGGTATGTCCTGCTTGACGCTGGCGCCACGATGGAAAATATATACCTAGCGGCAATAGGTTTGGAACTCAGCGTTAGGGCCGTGGGCGCCTTCTACGACAATGAATTATGCAGATTCCTCGGTATTGATTGCATTGAGGAATTCCCAGTATTGCTAATGCTTATTGGTAAAGAGGCACGTGGTTTTTAA
- a CDS encoding IS200/IS605 family element transposase accessory protein TnpB has product MRLRQREEYVRRFLGFKWKEVHLKYLGGKLFVGIVFETRYAPYVPRGFTAVDVNLRQLTLFNGFEVKRLRTRFIDALSKRARAEELMRKYPRRWRFNRRILSRVRALHRESRNIVTDDSWKLARRIVQYSGRHGHAIVLEDLNGLRSSINGKPSLITWKLSYSPTGDPSKL; this is encoded by the coding sequence TTGAGGCTTAGGCAAAGGGAGGAATACGTTAGGAGATTCCTTGGGTTTAAGTGGAAGGAGGTTCACCTGAAGTACTTAGGTGGTAAGTTATTCGTGGGCATAGTCTTTGAGACTCGCTATGCTCCATACGTGCCCAGGGGATTCACCGCTGTTGATGTTAATCTAAGGCAGTTGACGCTATTCAATGGTTTTGAGGTTAAGAGGTTAAGGACGAGATTCATTGATGCCCTGTCTAAGAGGGCTAGGGCTGAGGAACTAATGAGGAAGTATCCAAGGAGGTGGAGGTTCAATAGGCGTATCTTGAGTAGGGTTAGGGCGCTCCACAGGGAGTCCCGCAATATAGTCACTGATGATTCCTGGAAACTGGCTAGGCGCATTGTTCAGTATTCCGGAAGGCATGGGCATGCAATAGTCCTTGAGGACCTTAATGGATTGAGAAGTTCGATTAACGGCAAGCCATCATTAATTACTTGGAAGTTGAGCTATTCGCCTACAGGAGACCCCAGCAAGCTATAG